The following proteins are encoded in a genomic region of Diabrotica virgifera virgifera chromosome 1, PGI_DIABVI_V3a:
- the LOC126878489 gene encoding uncharacterized protein LOC126878489: MTKFQEKQLKLFGSDKICVDSTHGTTGYDFLLTTLMVVDEFGEGVPTAFLLSNRADTNVLTYFFNSIKEQTGDIKCNVFMSDDAPEFFNAWTNIMSKPENHLLCAWHIDRNWRKNLNKIKGDQAMKAKVYKYLRLLLQSTDPADFEDMLNFVLSELLACEETAAFGQYFKTYYAGRCNLWAYCYRKGLGINTNMYLEALHRTLKHVYFQGKKNKRVDTCLYALLNLVRDIVIKKLKKKVKGNNSYRMNLIKKAHVRSQDIKFKDICKIDENNYKIKSIQNNTEYHVQKVDECLKINKSCHIFCSECKTCIHEFTCTCVDFFIKSNFCKHIHAVIRNNFQPLKPIQKTETETDGIIQTVVNENIIKKGDCENQDLKVKLDIMYELISSKKLTSDVKLKVGKMMDNILSLIGNETKTLKDVYNEPGNKKYEKQVRFVSTKKKQTPKSEDLLQKPSTSGMKSLLEDCENKIRENDHLYTKEIGIFMNK; encoded by the coding sequence ATGACTAAATTTCAAGAAAAACAATTGAAACTATTTGGTTCAGATAAAATATGTGTGGACTCAACGCATGGAACAACAGGCTATGATTTTCTGTTAACAACACTTATGGTTGTTGATGAATTTGGAGAAGGGGTGCCTACTGCTTTCTTGCTTTCAAACAGGGCGGACACCAATGtcttaacatatttttttaattctattaaAGAACAAACTGGTGACATAAAATGTAACGTGTTTATGTCTGATGATGCTCCAGAATTTTTTAATGCATGGACAAATATTATGAGCAAACCAGAGAACCACCTCCTTTGTGCTTGGCACATTGATAGAAATTGGCGTAagaacttaaataaaattaaaggtgATCAAGCGATGAAGGCAAAAGTATATAAGTACTTGCGTTTGTTGTTACAGTCAACTGATCCTGCCGATTTTGAAGATATGCTAAATTTTGTATTATCGGAATTACTTGCTTGTGAGGAAACTGCGGCATTTGGACAATATTTCAAAACTTACTATGCAGGTCGTTGTAATTTATGGGCATATTGTTACAGAAAAGGACTAGGAATTAACACAAACATGTACTTAGAAGCATTGCATCGAACACTgaaacatgtctattttcaaggaaaaaaaaataaaagggtaGACACTTGTTTGTATGCTCTTTTAAATTTAGTACGTGAtatagtaataaaaaaattgaagaaaaaggttAAAGGTAATAATTCATACAGAATGAACTTGATAAAGAAAGCACATGTAAGAAGTCAAGATATTAAATTTAAAGACATCTGCAAAATAGATGAAAACaactataaaataaaatcaattcAAAATAATACTGAGTATCACGTTCAAAAGGTAGATgagtgtttaaaaataaataaaagttgtCATATTTTTTGCAGCGAATGTAAGACTTGTATCCATGAATTTACCTGTACTTGCGTGGATTTTTTTATCAAAAGTAATTTCTGCAAACACATACATGCCGTCATTAGAAATAATTTCCAGCCATTGAAACCCATTCAAAAAACTGAGACAGAAACTGATGGTATTATCCAAACTGTGGTAAAtgaaaatatcattaaaaaagGAGATTGTGAAAACCAAGATCTTAAAGTTAAGCTGGATATAATGTATGAAttaatttcttcaaaaaaattaacttctgatgtTAAATTGAAAGTTGGAAAAATGATGGACAATATACTAAGTTTGATTGGAAACGAAACTAAGACATTAAAAGATGTTTACAATGAGCCTGGCAATAAGAAGTATGAAAAACAAGTGAGGTTTGTGAGTACTAAGAAAAAGCAAACTCCAAAATCAGAAGATTTACTTCAAAAGCCAAGCACCTCCGGCATGAAGTCACTTCTAGAAGATTGTGAAAATAAAATCAGAGAAAATGATCACTTGTATACAAAAGAAATAGGGATTTTTatgaataaataa